A genomic window from Cupriavidus metallidurans CH34 includes:
- a CDS encoding peroxiredoxin, with protein MIAIGQRVPDATLYEFFETESEGCVLGPNAFSVAELVKGRKIVVFGLPGAFTPTCSAKHVPSYLKEYDALRAAGVDEIWCHSVNDAFVMGAWGREQKATGKVRMMGDGAAQWARALGLDQDLSQRGLGVRAKRYAMVVDDGVVTHLFIEEPGEFKVSSAEWVLQALRA; from the coding sequence ATGATCGCCATTGGGCAACGCGTCCCTGACGCCACGCTGTACGAATTTTTCGAAACCGAATCCGAAGGCTGCGTGCTCGGGCCGAATGCGTTTTCGGTGGCCGAACTGGTCAAGGGCCGCAAGATCGTGGTCTTCGGCCTGCCCGGCGCCTTTACTCCGACTTGCTCCGCGAAGCATGTGCCCAGCTATCTCAAGGAGTACGATGCGTTGCGTGCCGCCGGTGTCGACGAAATCTGGTGCCACTCGGTCAACGACGCCTTTGTGATGGGTGCCTGGGGACGCGAGCAGAAGGCCACAGGCAAGGTCCGGATGATGGGTGACGGCGCCGCGCAATGGGCCAGGGCCCTGGGGCTGGATCAGGACCTGAGCCAGCGCGGCTTGGGTGTGCGCGCCAAACGCTATGCGATGGTCGTCGATGACGGTGTGGTGACCCACCTGTTCATCGAGGAGCCGGGCGAGTTCAAGGTCAGCAGTGCCGAATGGGTGCTGCAGGCGTTGCGCGCTTGA